In Thermobaculum terrenum ATCC BAA-798, the DNA window CTGAGAAGCCACTATGTTTGACTTGACTAAGTAACCATCCGCAATTACCGCCGCGCTAGTCTCATCACAACTTGTCTCTATAGCCAATATGTTCATGGTACCTCCTTATCTGAAAGAGCTAAGGAGACTCCCTATCTACATGCTCTATATGCTCTCCAACATGTCTATGGGAGGCATCTTCCATAGAATCATCCTCCAATAGCAGCTGTCCATTCAGCTTTTCAAAAAGCTCGCGCTTGAGACTTTCAAACTTATTGGCAAACTCATCTGTATCTATACGGTCCGACCACATTACAAGAGCATCTTCCCCATTGTCGCTGTAATAGCGCCTTCTGTAGCCAGCATTTTTGAAGGTGTACTTGCGATACAGGGTCTGAGCTACGTGATTCGAAACCCTGGCCTCAAGAGTCATCCTATGAACACCATTCTTCCTAGCATAGTCTATAAGACTAACTAACAATAGCTCACCTAATTTCTTTCCTCTGAACTGGGGAAGAACGGCTATAGTCGTCACGTGCGCCTCCTCCCCAATGATCCAAAGCCCCGCGTACCCAATAATGGGATTGGGATTAGGCTCTAACTTCTCATCCTTTAGAAAAGGCAGGATATTCGCTAGTACACCATGCCTGCTCATATCCTTGTCCTTAAGGGGCCCTTCTCCGACTCTGCGAAGCACTATGTAATAATTCCTATCCGGGTGCTCTATCTCTCTTCTGTAAGCACTAGGAGGCCAGGGAGTTGAAAAAGATATACGATCTATTTCAGCCACTTCAGGGATATCTTCAACCTTCATGCGCTCGATTTTGAAGGGCATAGCTCTACAACCTTTGCCTTTTCTTTGCTGTCATACTTGTAGAACCCTACTTACGATCAAGATATTCCGCTTGTAAAGTGGCCGGATTATCCACAGACCCCAATCTAAATCTCTGCCAGGCGATCTCAGCAAGGACTGCCAGACGCCTGCTAGACTCTGCTGGGGATAGCAACAAATACCTAGTACTATCTTTCAGATTCTCCTTCAACTCAACTGGAATATCCCCACACAGTAGAACCCTATCGTAAGGCAGAGAATCTAATTCGTTAGCTAGCTCCTGCAAGGATAAACTCCTGCACCATTGTAAGCTAAGGTTTCCCCCATCTTCAGATGCATAAAGCGCAGCAGCCAGCCTACCTCTACCTAGCACAAGACAGGCCACAATATGCTTACAGAAGTACCTGTAGGGCCATGCGGCGTAGAGGAGAGTAGGCACGCCTATGATGGGTACACCTAGAGCCTTACATATGCCCTTAGCGGTTGCCATGCCCACCCTCATGGCAGTGAACGACCCCGGACCAGTAGTTACAGCAACCGCAGATATGCTCTCCTTGGAGAGCCTCAATTGCTTGAAGGCGTAATCTAGCCAAGGCATAAGTTGAACAGTATGCGACCTGCCCGAATCCCAGGATAAATCAAGCAAATTCTCACCGTTGCGGTTAATAGCCAATCCACATCTACGATCAGAAGTATCCAGAGCAAGTATTAGATCCTTTGCCAACTAACTCTCCTTATCAAAGGCAACTTTATCCTGCCTGAGTTTATCTTCCAGGGCAGTTAGCAGCGTCAAGAACCTTTTACCACTAGCAGCAAGCGTTATCCTGCGGTTGTTTTCATCAATCCATTCAAAGTTTACATCTAATTTCTCTGGAGGCAACAAATCCTTTATGACCTCAGGCCATTCTACAAGAGCAACGCCTTCATCCATTATGAGCTCATCAGCTCCAAATCCTTCTGCTTCCTGCCTGCTACTTATTCTGTATAGGTCCAAGTGATAAAGGGTTATCTCCGGCCTTTTAGTACTGTGGTAGATATTCACCAGACCAAAAGACGGACTAACTACAGCCTCTCGTACTCCGAGCCCCTCTGCCAAGCCCTGAGTAAAAGTGGTCTTTCCCACTCCGAAACCACCCCATAGTGGTATCACATCGCCAGGCTGCACTAGCTGTGCTAGAGTTCTACCTAAGTCTTTCGTCTCTTCGGCGTTATGAGTCAGTAGTACAAGCCTATCTAACTGCTGCAGCATTAGTATCCACTCGACTTCCGCTCTAAGGTTTATAACTACGGCTAGGTTAGCCTATCATCATAGTTAGACTATCATAAATGATAAATTACAGCTGACTACTTGATCAAACAGGAGAAGGCAAATTATGAATCATAGTCCAGAAGACAGAATTCTTGAGGAAACCCTAAGTAAACAGAAGGAACTGATTGAATTCTACAAAAAGGCTATAAAGCAATCCGCAGATCAAGAATGCAAAGATCTATTCAAGAGTTTGGCAAAATCACTGGACTCGGATATGACCTCAGTAGCTGAAGAGATAGCCAAGCACAGGATGGAGAGAAAGTTGAGAGAGCAATAGGGCCTTTTATGTTGTATGTGATTACAGCCTCTACTACAATATATTGTTAGTGGAGGATTCCTGTGCGTTGCCCTAAATGTGGATCTACCAGGACTAGAGTAACCGACTCTCGAGAGACTACTAACGCGATCCGACGCAGGAGGAAGTGCGAGGATTGTGGCTACCGTTTCACGACGTACGAGAGGATAGAGCAAGTCATGCCTCTAGTTGTGAAGCGAGATGGCACTCGAGAAGAATGGGATAGAAATAAGCTACTCACAGGAATAAGACTGGCATGCAACAAAAGACCAGTATCCTACTCCACTATGCAGCAGATAGTAGATGAAATCGAAGAACAGTTCTCCGGACGCCAGGAAGTAGACAGCTCAGAGATAGGCCAAGCTGTAATGAAAAAGCTCCGGGTGTTGGATGAGGTGGCATACATAAGATTTGCATCCGTATACCTTAGATTCCACGATGTAAACGGCTTCATCGAGGCAGTAGAACAAGTAAGACGTCCACAGAAACCACCAGAAGAACAGATCCCTATGAACATATAAAATCTTTTGCTTATATCCCTCCTGCCTGTTGCAACCAAGCACCACCAGTGATACACTATACTTAGTATTATAAACAGAGAGCCACTACTATATGTAGTATATAGATGGCTCGGGTGGGAACAACAGGAGGGTCAAATTGAGTGGGACAACATATATAGATACAAGCAGCATACACACCATAGAGGACCTGGAGCGAGAAGTGCAGGCCCTGATCGACTCCGGTAGGGCAACGAAGCTTGAGGGCTATCGCGAGAAGATCTTTCTGGACAGGTACGCTCGTAAGGACCCTAACGGTACACCTCTGGAACATTACCCAGAGGAGATGTGGCTCAGGGTAGCTAAGGCCATAGCCGCCGTAGAGCCCAATCCAGAGGCACAGCGACAGTGGACACTCCGCTTCTATGACATCCTGCAGGGCTTCAGGTTCGTACCAGGAGGCAGAATACTCTCCGGTGCAGGTTCCGGTGCCGAGGTTACCTACTACAACTGCTTCGTGATTCCCTCACCAGAGGACTCAGTAGAAGGCATATTCAGGAACATAACCACCGCAGCTCATATCATGCGTCGCTCCGGGGGAGTGGGGGTAAACCTCTCGAGCCTCCGCCCGCGCGGAGCTTACATCAAGACCGTCAACGGCACCTCCAGCGGGCCATGCTCCTGGGCGATCCTGTACTCCGACATGACGGGGAAGGTCATCATCCAGGGGGGTAGTCGTCGAGGTGCCCTGATGATCATGCTCGATGACGATCACCCCGACATCGAGGAGTTTGTGGAATACAAGCGTAAGAACCCCGGACATATAGATCATGCCAACCTCTCAGTGGCAGTGTCCGATGCCTTCATGGAAGCGGTCAAGAAAGATCTGCCCTGGGATCTCAAGTGGCAGGGCAAGGTCTGGAAGACCATACGAGCCCGAGACCTCTGGAGGAAGATCGCGGAATCAGCGTGGGCATATGCGGAGCCTGGACTGGTATTTATAGATCGTTATAACAAGCGTTCCAACACCTGGTACTTCGAGAACATCCGCTGTGTCAACCCGTGTGGTGAGCAGGGATTGCCTCCCTGGGGCGTCTGCAATCTGGGGGCACTCAACCTACTGGCTTTCGTCAAACACATAGATGGAGAGACCTACTTTGACTTTGAGGATCTGGCAAATACCGCCAGGGTAGCTATTAGGTTCCTGGATAACGTCATAGATGCCACGGTATATCCCTTCCCAGAAAACGAAGAGGCGCAAAAGCATGGTGCCCGAAGGACAGGGCTGGGTACCATGGGCCTTGCAGATGTGCTAATCAAGTTGGGAGTCAAGTACGGCTCGCCTGAGGCTGAACCCCTGGTGGAGCGCATCTATCGCACGATCCGGGATGCAGCCTACGATGCTTCCGCAGACCTTGCGGCTGAGAAGGGGCCATTTCCCAAGTTCGATCGCGACAAGTACATGCAAGGTGAGTTCATCCGCGAGCTTCCAGAGGAGATACAGGCCAAGATCCGCAGACAAGGTATACGCAATGCCGTGCTCCTCACACAAGCTCCAACCGGTACAACCTCGTCCCTGGCGGGCGTCAACTCCGGTATAGAGCCTGTGTTCGCCTTCGTTACCAAGAGGCGAGATCGCCTGGGAGAGCACCTTCTCTACCATCCTCTGGCTCAGGAATGGATGGACGCTCATCCTGGAAAGCCTCTCCCCGACTACTTTGTCTCCTCGGCCGACCTAACCCCGGAGGAGCATATCCGCATCCAGGCCGTAGTGCAGAAGTACACAGACTCCTCCATCTCCAAGACGGTCAACGGTCCCGAGGATAACACTGTAGAGGATGTAGAGAGGCTCTACATGCTGGCCTACGACACAGGCTGCAAGGGCATCACCTACTACAGGCAAGGATCTCGAGATGCAGTCCTCGAGGCCGTGGACACCAAGCCCAAGGAGAAAGCGGAGAAACCCGAGGAAGCCCCCAAGGCCTCGCATCCAGAAGTTCACAGATCCACACTCAAGAAGAGGCCCGATGTCGTCTCTGGTTACACCAGGCAGATACGTGCTCCAGAGGGGAAGGTGAACATCACCCTCAACTCGGATGACGAAGGGTTGCTTGAGGTCTTTATCAACCTGGGCAAGGCAGGTTCTGATATAGCGGCCATGGCTGAGGCCCTCGGCAGGCTGATATCCTTCGCGCTACAGATGCCGTCCCCGATGTCTCCCAACGAGCGCGCTGCCGAGATAGCCGACCAGCTAAGGGGCATAGGAGGCTCCAGATCTGTAGGTTTTGGTCCAGGTCAGGTCAAGAGCCTACCTGACGCGGTCGGGCAGGCATTGCTCAAGCACCTACAATCTGAAGGAATAGCCCTAAGCAACGGGAATGGAAACGGGCACGCGGATGTCGAGAGCAAAGAGCTAGTAGCGGTCGTAGCCCAAAATGGTAACCATGGTGAGGAGACCCCAGAGAGCATAGCTCAAAAGTTACTCGAGAAGACTTATCAGTTGACAGGTAACCTATGTCCTAGCTGTGGCTGCAATAGCCTTATAGCCCAAGAAGGTTGCAAGAAGTGTTACACTTGCGGTTACTCTGAGTGTTAGTTAGATGGGTCCTAATTTTGGGAGGAGCAATTAGCTCCTCCCAAAACTATTTCTTCAATGGGTGAGCAGCCAGCTCTAATTTACTCTCCACTTCGCTTGTAGTGTATCCAGAATGTTCTCTGTACGCATTTATATATGGATCTACGCTTAGTCTAAATCGAACATACTCTTCCTCTGCACCATCATCTGCAGAAAGTACCAGACCGAGATCATGTAACCTATGTCTCAATGATCTATAGTCCTTTCTCAGATACTCTCTTACTTCTTCTTCAGAGTATTCTGATTGCCTAGAGGCTACATACACGGACTCAGCAAACATAGCTAACGCATATGTAAACGAATCTTCCAGTACCAATATTCTAGGGTCATTCCAGGGTTGCCCAACCTTCCTCGATTGGTCATACAAACCAAAGCGCAAGGCGGTTATGATTCCTCTTATTATGAGGAGCACTCTAACTAAGCTTCTATCAGGCTCGAAAGGGTGAGCATAATATAAAGCACTATGTACTCTATGAGCTTCAATTACTTCTAGTAGATCCTTATTGATGTCCGCGATTCTTGTGTACAAAGCTTCAAGATTGCCCGCGTCTATGTATCTAGCAATCATAGGAACAGCTGATATATCTCCATCAACTTCCCTGTTGAGGGCTGAAGCAAGGCTACTCTTCTTGAGTAAGCTGGGATACACAGATAATAGAAAGGTAACGGACATAGTAATTACAACAAATCCGCTGAAACCTTCTGTGACTGCTACGAAACCCAACAGCGTAGAACGTGGATGAATATCCCCATAGCCTATTGTCGCCAGTGTGACACCACTGAAATATAAAGCTCCCCCAAAACCCTGATGATACTGAGTTTGAGAGAAATAAGCATCGTTAGAAATAAAAGGCCAGTATATAAGGGAATAGCCCACTACAAGAAGACACACCCAAATCCCAATCAATCCAGCAATCATCAGAGGGAAACCCCATGAAAGCACGTGATGCCTAGCTCTTCCTGGGAGTGGAGATGCAATCGCTCTTAGCAGAGACCACAAAGATCTTGTAAACAACCACTCTATTAGACTACGCCCCTGTATATGCAGCACAGTGAGAACTATATCTGTTATTGCAAGCAAGATGATACAAACACCTAAAACAATGCTAAAGACTTCCATAAGCATTCTAAATAATCATCAAAGTTGCATTAACAAGGAAGGCCAATCGAGCAAGCTTATCATTAAATATGATAAAATCTAAGGTAGTACCTAGGGTTTCCATCGACCTCAACCTGAAATCACCTACGGGGGTGAATCCTTGGCTCAACTGGAAGAGAAAGTTATTAGCAATTATAATGCCGAATCCATCCAGGTGCTTGAGGGGCTAGAAGCAGTCCGCAAGCGACCTGGCATGTATATCGGCAGCACTGATGTGCGTGGCCTGCACCATCTCATCTACGAGATTGTTGACAACAGCGTAGATGAGTCTATGGCGGGCTATTGTGATTTTATAGAGGTTCACATTCACAAAGATAAATCGGTAACTGTTAGGGACAACGGTAGGGGTATACCAGTAGGTATCCATCCTAAGCTGAAGAAATCAGCACTGGAAGTGGTAATGACCGTCCTGCATGCCGGTGGTAAATTCGGCAGTGGAGGTTACAAGGTTTCCGGTGGTTTACATGGTGTCGGAGCTTCTGTAGTCAACGCCTTGTCCGAATACCTGATTGCAGAGGTGCATCGAGAAGGCAAGATCTGGAGGCAATCCTACGAGCGGGGTGTACCCAAAACACCTGTAGAGGCTATAGGTGATACCGATAGAACAGGTACTATCATAACATTCAAACCGGACGCAGATCTATTTAGTACCCTTGAATACCAGTTCGACACCCTAGCCCAGAGATTTCGTGAGATAGCCTATCTAAACAAAGGTCTGAAGATAACTTTCATCGACGACAGAGATGATAAGGAGCTTACGCTTTACTTCGAAGGCGGTATAGCCTCATTTGTGCGCCATCTAAACAAGAATCGCAACGTCCTTACCGAGAAGCCTATTTATATACACAAACAGCTTAACGGGATAGATGTTGAGGTAGCCATTCAGTATACCGACGGATTCAATGAATCTCTGCATACATTTACAAACAACATCAATACTGTCGATGGCGGTACTCACCTGACAGGATTTAGGACCGCATTGACTCGTACTCTGAACGACTACGCTGTTAAGAACGGCTTATTGAAGGATTCTGATACGAAGCTCACAGGCGAAGACGTACGTGAAGGACTAACTGCTGTAGTCAGTGTCAAGCTGCCGGATCCTCAATTCGAAGGCCAGACTAAGAGCAAGCTGGGGAGCTCAGAAGCAGAAAGGGTTGTTGCGAGCGTAGTAAGAGATGGGCTATTGAGCTATTTCGACGAGAACCCATCAGACGCTAAGAGGATCATTGAGAAAGCTATAACCGCAGCTCGTGCGAGAGAGGCCGCCAGAAAAGCCAGAGACCTG includes these proteins:
- the tsaB gene encoding tRNA (adenosine(37)-N6)-threonylcarbamoyltransferase complex dimerization subunit type 1 TsaB, coding for MAKDLILALDTSDRRCGLAINRNGENLLDLSWDSGRSHTVQLMPWLDYAFKQLRLSKESISAVAVTTGPGSFTAMRVGMATAKGICKALGVPIIGVPTLLYAAWPYRYFCKHIVACLVLGRGRLAAALYASEDGGNLSLQWCRSLSLQELANELDSLPYDRVLLCGDIPVELKENLKDSTRYLLLSPAESSRRLAVLAEIAWQRFRLGSVDNPATLQAEYLDRK
- the tsaE gene encoding tRNA (adenosine(37)-N6)-threonylcarbamoyltransferase complex ATPase subunit type 1 TsaE, producing the protein MLQQLDRLVLLTHNAEETKDLGRTLAQLVQPGDVIPLWGGFGVGKTTFTQGLAEGLGVREAVVSPSFGLVNIYHSTKRPEITLYHLDLYRISSRQEAEGFGADELIMDEGVALVEWPEVIKDLLPPEKLDVNFEWIDENNRRITLAASGKRFLTLLTALEDKLRQDKVAFDKES
- the nrdR gene encoding transcriptional regulator NrdR, coding for MRCPKCGSTRTRVTDSRETTNAIRRRRKCEDCGYRFTTYERIEQVMPLVVKRDGTREEWDRNKLLTGIRLACNKRPVSYSTMQQIVDEIEEQFSGRQEVDSSEIGQAVMKKLRVLDEVAYIRFASVYLRFHDVNGFIEAVEQVRRPQKPPEEQIPMNI
- a CDS encoding adenosylcobalamin-dependent ribonucleoside-diphosphate reductase, with product MSGTTYIDTSSIHTIEDLEREVQALIDSGRATKLEGYREKIFLDRYARKDPNGTPLEHYPEEMWLRVAKAIAAVEPNPEAQRQWTLRFYDILQGFRFVPGGRILSGAGSGAEVTYYNCFVIPSPEDSVEGIFRNITTAAHIMRRSGGVGVNLSSLRPRGAYIKTVNGTSSGPCSWAILYSDMTGKVIIQGGSRRGALMIMLDDDHPDIEEFVEYKRKNPGHIDHANLSVAVSDAFMEAVKKDLPWDLKWQGKVWKTIRARDLWRKIAESAWAYAEPGLVFIDRYNKRSNTWYFENIRCVNPCGEQGLPPWGVCNLGALNLLAFVKHIDGETYFDFEDLANTARVAIRFLDNVIDATVYPFPENEEAQKHGARRTGLGTMGLADVLIKLGVKYGSPEAEPLVERIYRTIRDAAYDASADLAAEKGPFPKFDRDKYMQGEFIRELPEEIQAKIRRQGIRNAVLLTQAPTGTTSSLAGVNSGIEPVFAFVTKRRDRLGEHLLYHPLAQEWMDAHPGKPLPDYFVSSADLTPEEHIRIQAVVQKYTDSSISKTVNGPEDNTVEDVERLYMLAYDTGCKGITYYRQGSRDAVLEAVDTKPKEKAEKPEEAPKASHPEVHRSTLKKRPDVVSGYTRQIRAPEGKVNITLNSDDEGLLEVFINLGKAGSDIAAMAEALGRLISFALQMPSPMSPNERAAEIADQLRGIGGSRSVGFGPGQVKSLPDAVGQALLKHLQSEGIALSNGNGNGHADVESKELVAVVAQNGNHGEETPESIAQKLLEKTYQLTGNLCPSCGCNSLIAQEGCKKCYTCGYSEC
- a CDS encoding potassium channel family protein, which encodes MEVFSIVLGVCIILLAITDIVLTVLHIQGRSLIEWLFTRSLWSLLRAIASPLPGRARHHVLSWGFPLMIAGLIGIWVCLLVVGYSLIYWPFISNDAYFSQTQYHQGFGGALYFSGVTLATIGYGDIHPRSTLLGFVAVTEGFSGFVVITMSVTFLLSVYPSLLKKSSLASALNREVDGDISAVPMIARYIDAGNLEALYTRIADINKDLLEVIEAHRVHSALYYAHPFEPDRSLVRVLLIIRGIITALRFGLYDQSRKVGQPWNDPRILVLEDSFTYALAMFAESVYVASRQSEYSEEEVREYLRKDYRSLRHRLHDLGLVLSADDGAEEEYVRFRLSVDPYINAYREHSGYTTSEVESKLELAAHPLKK
- the gyrB gene encoding DNA topoisomerase (ATP-hydrolyzing) subunit B, with product MAQLEEKVISNYNAESIQVLEGLEAVRKRPGMYIGSTDVRGLHHLIYEIVDNSVDESMAGYCDFIEVHIHKDKSVTVRDNGRGIPVGIHPKLKKSALEVVMTVLHAGGKFGSGGYKVSGGLHGVGASVVNALSEYLIAEVHREGKIWRQSYERGVPKTPVEAIGDTDRTGTIITFKPDADLFSTLEYQFDTLAQRFREIAYLNKGLKITFIDDRDDKELTLYFEGGIASFVRHLNKNRNVLTEKPIYIHKQLNGIDVEVAIQYTDGFNESLHTFTNNINTVDGGTHLTGFRTALTRTLNDYAVKNGLLKDSDTKLTGEDVREGLTAVVSVKLPDPQFEGQTKSKLGSSEAERVVASVVRDGLLSYFDENPSDAKRIIEKAITAARAREAARKARDLVVRKGALDGMTLPGKLADCSERDPRHSELYIVEGDSAGGSAKQGRDRRFQAILPLRGKILNVEKARLDKMLSSAEIKALITALGTGIGDSFDISKLRYHRIFLMTDADVDGAHIRTLLLTFFFRHMPDIIKNGHLYIAMPPLYKIQVGKEKYFVYSDEERDRVLAGLNGNRSKAIIQRYKGLGEMNPEQLWETTMDPSTRTIMQVTIEDAVKADELFDMLMGSNVAPRKKFIQSHAKSVRNLDI